In the Gossypium arboreum isolate Shixiya-1 chromosome 10, ASM2569848v2, whole genome shotgun sequence genome, one interval contains:
- the LOC108455208 gene encoding uncharacterized protein LOC108455208 — MVPKEKVTWDFFQEEFRMKYISQRFIDQIWKEFLELKQGKMSVVEYEHEFVRLSKYAQECVSTEAIMCKSKAEELNKEKIKAVIAARDARKRPMSKLFQSQSKNSKEMNPRLTVSAGYSHRDRGRSYSGSKAQATSMASVGNVRPNRLECQHCGKQHQGECWAISRGCFRCGSP, encoded by the exons ATGGTTCCAAAAGAAAAGGTTACATGGGATTTTTTCCAAGAAGAATTCAGAATGAAGTACATAAGCcagaggttcattgatcagatatggaaagagtttctcgagctgaAACAAGGTAAAATGTCTGTGGTAGAATATGAACATGAATTTGTTCGACTTAGCAAGTATGCTCAGGAGTGTGTGTctaccgaagctattatgtgcaagag TAAAGCCGAAGAGCTgaacaaagaaaagataaaagctgTGATTGCAGCCAGAGATGCAAGaaagaggccaatgagtaagtTGTTCCAATCTCAGTCAAAGAATTCCAAAGAGATGAATCCTCGATTGACGGTTTCAGCTGGATATTCGCACCGAGACCGTGGGAGATCATACtcgggttctaaagctcaagctacttcaatggcaagtgtgggcAACGTGAGGCCTAATAGACttgagtgtcagcattgtggtaaGCAACATCAAGGTGAGTGTTGGGCGATTAGTCGTGGttgtttcaggtgtggttctcCATAA